Within the Methanobrevibacter ruminantium genome, the region TTGAATGCATTGTATAAAGGGCCTTTGGAGGTTAATGATAATGCTTACACTTTGGAAAATAGAATCAATCAGGCTTATGATATTGAGGAAATCAAGTCAATTGATGTTTTGCGATATGCTACTAAGGATTGGAGAATCTATCATAGCTCTAAAATTGTATCTTGCAAGGACGATTTTGGCAGGATAATGATGTCTTATGGTGAAAATAAGAATATCATAATGTCTGTTAAAGATGCTAATGATTTTGTTAAGGACAATGATGCTAAGGTCTTATCAAATGTTCAGTTTGAAAAAGTCAATACTGTTATTGTGCCGATTTCCCTTTCAAGGCTTCAAGCTACTGCAGGGCTGATTTCTGTCGGTTCAGTAGTTGATGTTTATTCATTAAGCGATAATGATTCAGACTATTCCTATGGCAATGAAGACCTTAGTGAAGATGAAGAGATAAGCAACGATTTAAGTTCAATTTCATCAAATGAAACACTTGATGGCACTTTGGAAGAGACAGAAAAGGATCCGATTGTAAGTGGTGCAACTGTTTTGGCAATCTTGCGCTCTAAAGATAGTGGTTTGGTTGATAGCACTGTTTCAAAATCAAAAACAGTCATTAAGGGAAATGAAACAAAGCCATTTGAAAACACAGTTTCCTATTCAAGTGATGTTGAGGAACTTCTTAAATCATCCGTATTAAACTCAAAAAGTGATAATAATATCTTAGACTCTTATTTGATGAATTATGGGGTCAGATTATCAAATTTTGAGAGAATGTCCAATTTAGGAGACTTGGATTCTGAATATATTATTCTCTTGGAAGTGCCCCAATCTGATGTAAATTTTGTTATAAACAATATGGATAATTTGATTTTAGCTATTCCTACAGATTTTGCACCTAATTGGGTGGTGGATGAGTTAAACGAGACATATTATGAGAATTTATATCAAGACCAATCTTTAGATTTCTTATAATCTATTTAACCAATCTATATGACTAAACTATTTTACCAACCAATCAATCTTTACAAATCCATTCAAATTGAATATTATAAATTTATTAAATATGAAAAATAGATAAAACTATAGAATCAATATTTAAGTTTTTTATTTAGTTATTTAATTAAGTCATTTAATTAAAATTAGTTAATTTGTTGATGATTTTTATGGATATAAAAAAATATATAAAGCCTACAACAATTATTGTCATTATTGCTTTTTTGATTATAGGATTATATGCTTTAACTGAGGTTAATTACTTTTCATATAAACAAGTTGCAGAATCTAAGGATGTCAATGCTTCAGTTGTAGTAATCCCTGCTATAGGAGTTTTTGAGAAGATCAACAATGTTTCAATATCCCAAGGGGTTTATATTGATGAGACTTCCAATATTCCAACTAAAGGAGATACTGTTTTATATGGACACAGAACCTTGCAAGGGTCTCCGTTTTTACGTTTAGATACTCTTAAGAAAGGAGATGTTGTCACTGTAGAATGGCCTGGAATCGGTGAAGTGAATTACACTGTCAAGGAATCTGAAATAATTGCACCGACTAATTTCCTAGATTTAAATGAAAGTCATGCAAATGATGTTAATAGTCAGGATTTGTACTTGGTAACATGTCACCCAATAGGTTCATCTGCTCAAAGGCTTGTTGTAACTGCTGAATTAGACTCAATAAGCCCAATCAATGAAACAGTGTTGGAACAAAATCCTCAAGCGCACTGGGCTTGGTTAATTACTGCAGGATTCTTGATTCTTGGTTTGATTGTAACATATTTCACTCCTGCTGAAGAAAGGAAAATCATTTTGGCAGTTGTCATAGCCATTACAATTGTTCTTGCGTATTTCTGTATTTTCCCAATATCCTCACAGGTCTGGGCGGATCAATTAGGATGGTTAAATAGTTTGATTGGAGTAAATTAGTAGGATTGAATTCATTATTAAATATTAAATTTAAATTATTAGAATTAATTTATGTAATTAAAGGATTGAATTAATTGATTTATTTAGAGGTATTTTATGGGCGCTAAAGAAGAATATTTTTCTAATATTTCAAATAGGGAAAGAGCAATATTTGAAGGAGCCATTAGTATGGGAGCATTATTCCATCAATTTGTAGGCACTCCTTTCAATAAAACCAATATTGCAAGTTTAGAAAAAGCTATGGAGGAATCTTTCGCTTTACAGCCTTGCATTGAAAAGGTTGAAGTTTCAATTGATTTAGACAGATTGGATAATGCCATGACTGAATTTGAATACACTTCATTAAGTGGGGATATGCTGGATGTAAAGATCTATTCAAAAGTGGATGATGTTTTGGCAGTTATTAGAATCAAATTCATAGAAGAGCTTAACTATCCTTTAATGTACGTTGAAGAGATTATTGAATAATCCTTCAATTCTCTTTTTAATTCCTTCAACAACTCTTCTATTCTCTCTTTTTCTACAATTCTTTTTTATGATTTTTTTACTTTTTTTTACTTTTATTTTTTTAATTTTAATTTATTTTCTATTTTCTAATGATTTTTCACATGATTAAAAAAATCTAATTATTTTGTTTACTTATACTAAATTATTTAAATAAATAAACTCATATATAATAATATTATGATTTATATCTTAAGATAATCAACTGATAAGGTATAATTTTAATATTTGAACTAATATTTTTTCAAACTATACAAAGTATGTGAGATGATTTAATGATTATTATAGATTCTAAGCTTTGTAAAGGATGCGATATTTGTATAGCTACTTGTCCTAAAAATGTTTATTCAAAATCTGATAAAGTAAACACAAAAAATGTTTACCTTCCTTTCCCAGAACATGAGGAAGGTTGCACTAGATGTGGCTTATGTGAATTATCATGTCCTGATCAAGCTATTTATGTTGGAAAAGAGGTGGAATAAATGGCGGAAGAGCGTTTTGTTCAAGGAAATGAAGCTTGTGCATTAGGTGCAATTGCTGCAAACTGCAGATTCTTTGCAGGTTATCCAATTACTCCATCTACTGAAATCGCAGAACAAATGTCTATCTTGCTTCCAAAATACGGCGGATCCTTTGTTCAAATGGAAGATGAAATTGCATCTGCTGGTGCTATCATTGGAGCTTCATGGAGTGGTATGAAAGCAATGACCGCTACTTCTGGTCCTGGTATTTCATTAATGCAGGAAAATATCGGTTACGGATTCATTACAGAAACTCCTATTGTAATTATCAATGTACAAAGAGGTTCCCCATCCACTGGTCAACCTACCATGTCTGCTCAAGCTGATATGATGCAAGTTCGTTGGGGTTCTCATGGGGATTATGAACCTATTGCTTTAGCACCTTCATCTGTTCAGGAATTCTTTGATTTTACTATCAAGGCTTTTAATTTAGCTGAAGAGTACAGAGTTCCAGTAACTGTTCTTGCTGATGAAGTTGTAGGGCATATGAGAGAAAAATTGATTATTCCTGATGATATCAAAATTGTAGCTCGTAAAAGACCTGAAAAAGTAGATGGCCAATACTTGCCATTTGATGCTCCTTGTGATGGAACTACTCTTATGCCTGCTTTTGGTGATGGATTCAATATTCACGTAACTGGTCTCACTCACGATGAAAGAGGTTATCCGGACACTAACGACCCAGACACCCATACCAAATTGGTTGAAAGATTATGCAATAAGGTTTTAATGCACCGAAAGGATATCTGTTCAGTTAAAAAGGAAAATTGTGATGATGCAGATATCGTTATTGTATCATGTGGTTCTCCATACCGTTCTGTTGGAGCGGCTATGAAAAAGGCAAGAGAAGAAGGCATAAAAGTAGGATCTCTTAAAATTGACACTCCATGGCCTTTCCCAGAAGAGGAAATTGCTGAAATCGCTAAAACTGCAAGTGACATAATTGTTCCTGAAATGAATTTAGGGCAAATTGTTCATGAAGTTGAAAGGGCAGCACAAGGTGAAGCTAATGTTCACTTGATTGGCAAGATTGGAGGAATCCTTCATAAGCCTGATGAAATTTACGATAAGATTAAGGAGATTAATGGATAGGTGGTAAAATGGTAGAAAGGGAAAGCCCATATAAAAAATATCTTAGAGAAGAAAGATTGCCACACATATTCTGTCCAGGTTGTGGAAATGGTACCGTTATGAGTACCTTCTTTAAGGGTTTAGAAGGAACAGATATCGATTTTGAAAATGTTGCTATGGTTTCAGGTATCGGTTGCTCTTCAAGGATCCCGGGTTATGCAAAATGTGATTCACTCCACACAACTCACGGAAGAGCTTTAAGCTTTGCAACTGGATTGAAGGTAGGAAACCCTGACTTGGATGTTGTTGTATTTACTGGTGATGGGGATGCAGCGTCCATTGGTGGAAATCATTTGATTCATGCTGCAAGAAGAAACATTAATCTTACTGTAATCTGTATCAACAATAATATTTATGGTATGACTGGTGGTCAAATCAGTCCAACTTCCCCAAAAGGAAGCTTTGGTACAACCGCACCTTACGGTTCAAGAGACATGCCGTTTAATTTAGCTGAGCTTGTAAGTGCCGCTGGTGCATCTTATGTTGCTAGATGGACCACTACCCATCCGCTTCAATTATCCAAAGCTATTCAAAAAGGTTTGGAAAATGAGGGTTTCTCATTTATTGAAGTTGTTTCCCAATGTCCAACTTACTTTGGACGTAAAAACAAAATGAAAACTCCATTGCAAATGTTTGAATGGATCAAGGAAAACAGCATCAATAAAAGAAGAGCAGAAAAGATGGATGAAGCTGAATTGGAAGGAAAGATCATTGTTGGTGAATTTGCTAATAAGCCACATGCAGAATTAACTGCTAACATCAAGGCATTGGCTGAAGAGAATTCAGATAAGCCACTCGCTATTAAATCTGCATTTGAGGAGTTGGATTAAGATGAGAACTGAAGTTCGTATAGCTGGTTTTGGTGGTCAAGGAGTAATTATGGCTGGAGTTATCATTGGTAAGGCTGCTTCCCTCTTTGATAATAAAAATGCGGTTCAAACCCAATCTTATGGTCCTGAAGCTCGTGGAGGAGCTTCAAGAACTGAAGTTGTTATTGATGATGATGAAATCGACTATCCTAAAGTAACCAGTCCAGACATTTTGGTTGCTATGTCTCATGAGGCTTTGATTAAATATATGGGTGATTTGAAGGATGAAGGTGTCTTGATTATCGATCCAGATATGATTGTTGAAGAAGAGATAGTTGATTTTGTAAAGGAACACAAAATAAAGCTTTACAGAGCACCTGCAACTAAAACTGCAACTGAAGATGTTGGACTCAGAATAGTTGCAAACATTGTAATGATTGGTGCAATTGTAAAGGTCACTGAAGTCGTTTCAGTTGATGCAGCAAAACAAGCTATTTTAGACAGTGTACCTAAAGGTACTGAGGATAAGAATATTCAAGCATTTGAAGCAGGATACGCTTTGCTTTAAATATTTTTATCATTTTTTCTTTTTTTAATATTTCAAATAATTTTTTAATTTTTTAATTCAATTTTAACTATTTTTTATAAATAATTTTAATAATAAGAAATAACATATTATATTATGTTTAAGATAATACATCAGTTCTATTGCAATATATTAAATATATTTACAAAAATTTTTCATAGGACATTTATCTTTTTAATTTATTTAATATTCATAAGTATTTTTAAAATTCATACTAATTTTCATGCTTATTAAATAAGAGTGAGAAAAATGAAGTTTTTTGAACATAGTGCAAAAAAAGTTTTTGAAAGTGAAGGAATTAAAATTTTAGAAGGGCATGTTGTATACTCTCCTGAAGAGGCAATGGAAGTTGCTACTGAATTTGGCAGACCTATTGTACTCAAATCTCAAGTTTTAGTTGGTGGAAGAGGTAAAGCAGGAGGTATTAAGTTTGCATATAACCCTGGTGAAGCATTTGAAATAGCTAATGAGTTATTAAAGTTAGAGATTAAAGGTGAAAAAGTAAAACACTTGCTCATTGAAGAAAAAGCAAATATCCAAAGGGAATTTTTCTTAAGTGTTTCAAATGACAGGGCAAATAAAACTCCAATCATTATGGCAAGTGCTGAAGGTGGGGTTGAAATTGAAGAATTGGCTAAGACATCCCCTGAAAAAATCATTAGGTATAATGTAGACCCATTAAAAGAGTTCTTGCCTTATGAAGCTCGTGAAATAGCTCGTAAAATGGGAGTTAGCTCTGAATTGATGTCTCAAATTGGTGCTATCATTTGGAAGCTCTATAATGTTTATGATAAGTACGATGCAGAAATTGCAGAAATAAACCCTCTCATATTAACTGATGATGGATTGATTGCAGCTGATGCAAAATTGGAAATTGAAAATGATGCTTTATTCCGTCATCAAGATCAAGTAAGACAAAACAGATTCAAGAAAAAAGACTTTGCATTTGTAAAGCTTGATGGTGACATTGCAGTTATCGGAAATGGAGCAGGATTGACCTTAACAGGTATGGATATGGTTACATTATTCGGTGGAAAACCTGCAACTTTCTTGGATATCGGTGGTGGAGCATCTGATGAATCCATTAAAAAAGCTTTAAACTTAGTTTTAAATTACCCTCCTGTAAAAGTTGTATTCCTTAATGTTTTAGGTGGTATTACCAGAGCGGATGATGTTGCAAGAGGCGTAATTGCAGCTTTAGAAGATAATAAAGGGGATGTAAACATTGTAACAAGACTTACTGGTACAAATGAAGAGGAAGGTCAAAGATTACTTGAAGAAGCAGGCATTCCTTATGAAATCTCATTAGAAGAAGCTGCTAAAAAAGCAGTTGCAATGTGTGAAGAGATTAAAGCACAAGAAGCTAAATAAACTTTTCATTTAATCTTTTCTTTTTTCTATTTTTTTCTATTTATTTTTATAATTTATTAATTCTATTTTTATTCCAATAAAACAACTCTACTGACTTCAGACTCTTTAGTTAATTCTCTACCTGTCTTATCAGCTATTTCCTGAGCAAAGTCACGAACTTCCTGATTTGATGGCATATTGTCAAGACTTAATCTTTTTCTGGAAGACCCTACAAACATGTATGCTTTCACTTCAACATATTTTGGATTAGCCTTATTGATCAGTTTAGCATATTCATCAGTGTTAATCATGTTTTTGCCCTTAACTGAAGTGATTCTAATTGCTGTTCTGCTGTTAAAACTATTCATCAGTTCAAGTGTTTTGTTTAAATTGCTCCAAGCATCATTTATTTGAGGGTTACATAGTTCTTTATACACTTTCTCGTTAGGTGCGTCTAAGGAAACATACAGTTGAGTTGGTTCGTTTTCAAGGTTTCCAAGTTTTTCCCAGTACATTCCATTGCTCACTAAAAATGTTGTGAAATCCTGTCTGTGGAATTCAGCTAAAAGTTCATCGATTTCAGGATATAAAGTTGGCTCACCAGCAAGGGAAATTGCAGCGTTTGTCGGCTTCTTGCTTTCTTCAAGCTTTTTCTTGTCTGCCTTTTTATTTCCACCAAAACCACATAATAGATTGTTTTGAGCTTTTATGGCGCCTTCAATAATTGTTTTAGGATCATCATATTCCCCTTCCCATTCTATTCTGGTCTGACTTAAGTCTCTCCAGCAAAAAGAGCATTTTTGGTTACAAAATGGTACAGCTGGGGACATTTGAAGGCATCTGTGGGATTGCACTCCGTAGAATTGCTCTTTATAGCACACTCCTTCATTAACCATGCTTTTTCTAGTCCAATGACAGATTTTTGCAGCAGCATGGCCGTGCTCCCCTACAAATCTATAACCGCTGTATTCCAATTTTGCTTGTTCTTCTTTAGTGAATGCCATAATAATCCTTTTGATTTTTTTGTTGATTAAAATAATTTAAATATAATTAAGAATATATATTTTATTAATATAGTAATAATTTTTTTAATTATTCTATTTATTATTTATCATACTAAAATGCATAAAATGTTAGATGCATAAATGCTAGATGTTATTTATATAGTTTTTAAGGAGGATTTGATTTGAGTCTTAAAACACCTGTTGTTATATTAAATTTTAAAACTTATTTGGAATCCAGTGGTGAAAAGGCATTGGATTTGGCTAATGCTTTAGAAAGTGCTGGTGAAGAATCTGGAATTACAATGGTTGCTGTACCGCAAGCCATTGATATTTATAGAATTAAAGAGGAAACCAATATTCCTATACTTTCTCAACATATTGATGCAGTATCCCCTGGAGGACATACTGGAAGTAACTTGTTTGAAAGTTTTGTAGCAAGCGGTATCGACGGGACTTTATTGAATCACTCTGAATGTAGAATGACTCTTGCAGACATTGCAGAAGTTGTTAAAAAGACAAAAGAGGCAGAGCTCATTTCATGTGTCTGTACCAACAATATTGAAACAAGTGTTGCAGCAGCTACATTTTCCCCAGATTATGTTGCAGTGGAACCGCCTGAACTTATCGGTACTGGAATACCTGTTTCCAAAGCTGATCCTGAAGTTGTAAAGGGAAGTGTATCCAAGGTGAAAGCCATTAACAAGGGTGTTAAGGTTTTATGCGGTGCAGGAATTTCCACTGGTGATGATATGGCTGCAGCTATTGAGTTAGGTGCTGAAGGAGTTCTTTTAGCTTCTGGAATCATTAAGGCAGAAAGCCCTAAAGATGCATTATTGGATTTAGTAAGTAAGATTTAATTTTCTCTAAATTATTGAAATGATTGTTATTGAGTGAAATTATGGCTAACTTTAATACTATTGATGATTTTGATGTAAATGGCAAAACAGTTTTAGTTAGGATTGACATCAACTCTCCTGTAGATCCTAATTCTGGAATCATTTTAGATGACACCCGTATGAAATTGCATGCTGAGACAATTAAGGAATTATCTATGAAAGGTGCTAAAACTGTTATTCTTGCTCACCAAAGTCGTCCAGGTAAAGATGATTTTACCACATTGGAGCAACATGCTGTCGTTTTATCTAGAGCGGTCGGTTTGGAAGTGAAATATGTTGATTCCATCTTCTCATCTAAGGCAAGGGAATCAATCATAGCTTTAGAGCCTGGGCAAATCTTGCTTTTGGAAAATGTCAGGTTCTTTTCAGAAGAGCAATTGAAACGTTCCGCTGAGGAAGAAGCTACTTCTGTTCTTGTAAAAACATTGACTCCTTTAGTTGATTTTTTTGTAAATGATGCATTTGCTGCAGCACACAGGTCTCAAACCTCTTTGGTCGGATTTACAAGAACTGTTCCATCAGCTGCCGGAAGAGTCATGGAAAAAGAATTGACAGTTATTGGCAATGCTTTAGAGAATGTTCAACATCCTTGTGTTTTTGCTTTAGGTGGAATGAAGGCAGATGATTCAATTACAGTTACTGAAAACGTTTTGGAAAACGGCACAGCGGATTATGTCCTTGTTTCAGGACTTGTTGCTAATATATTCATTTGGGCAGCAGGTTATGATATCAAATCCACCAACAAGAACTTCATTGAATCAAGAGGATATCTTGATATGGTTGATAAATGCAGAGGCCTCATTGAAAGGTTTGGAGATAAGATCGTTTACCCTACTGATGTTGCTGTCAGTGTTCAAGGGGATAGGGCAGATGTGACTATTGAAAACATTCCTGATGCTTCCATTTTTGATATTGGCAGAGAATCATTGATCAAATATTCCAAGATTTTAAGAGAGGCAAAAACCATTTTTGCAAATGGGCCTGCTGGTGTGTTTGAAGACCCTAAATTCGCAATCGGTACTGAAGACATCATCAATGCAATAGCTTCATCTAAAGGATTTTCAGTTATTGGTGGAGGACATATTGCAGCAGCTACCGTTAATTTAGGATATGGGGATAAGATGGACCATATCAGTAGTGGTGGCGGAGCTTCCATTGATATGTTGGCTGGTAATCCATTACCTGCAGTTGTAGCTCTTGAAGAGTCTAAGGAATTATTTGATGGTAATTCTTAAAATAATAATATTAATAATAGTATTTTTTAATAATAAATAATTTTTAGATTCTAAAAAATTATTTATCCTACTTCTTTTCTTTTTTTAATTTTATTCTTATTTTTTATTCATTCAATAGTTTTTCATAAAAATTTTTAATGATTTTTATCATATTTTCGAGTTATTTTAAATACTTTTTATAATTTCGTGTTAATTTATAATGAATAATCATGATAAATTATACAAAACTTTATATAAAAATAAAGATAAAAGATAAGAATGTTGAAAAAATTTAAGATTTTAAAGGTTATAAAATGACAGATGAAATTATAATTGCTGACAGTGAAAACGTAAAAAACGCATTAAACGGATTTCAAAACGCTTTGGAAAATGTAAAGGAAATTTCTCCTTTGACTTTTTGCATAACCAATTTTGTAACAGTTACTGATTGTGCGAATGCAGCTTTAGCTATTGGGGCATCACCAATCATGTCCAATGGTGCTGAAGAAGGTGGAGAAATAGTAAATATTGCAAGTGCTCTTGTAATAAATATCGGTACATTAAGCAAAGCTCAAAATGAATTGATGAGAAACAGCGCAAACCAGGCTAAGGAAATCAATAAGCCTATCATATTTGATCCTGTAGGTGCTGGTGTAAGTGCCCTAAGAAATGACATGACAAAGGAAATTGTTGAAAATTACCCTCTTGCATTAATTAGAGGAAACATGTCTGAAATCAAAGCGATTACCAAATTGATCAATCTTGATGAAAGCAATGATTCTGTAGCTAAAGGTGTGGATGTAGCAGCAAGTGATGTTATTTCTAAGGATAATTTGGCTGTCAATGGATTGGTTGTAAAAGAATTGGCTAAGGAATTGAATACTGTTGTTATTGCAAGTGGCCCTATTGACATTATTTCAGATGGTGAGGTGACCTTTGGTCTTGAGAATGGTGATGAGATGATGCCTCTTATTACTGGTAGCGGTTGTATGTTAACTACCATTATGGGTTCATATGTAGGAGCTAATGATCCATTGATTGGCGGAATTACAGCATGTGCTTTGATGGCAATTGCAGGTGAAAATGCTGCTGATTATGTAATGAAAAATGATTTGGGTACTGGCAGCTTCAGAACAATATTAATTGACAATTTATATAAATTAACTGCTGAAGAATTAGCGGAAAGAGCTAATTTATTTGAAATCAACATCTAAATAACATCTGTATCACATCTAATTAGATAGGAAAGTTGGTTAAATGAAAAAAGAGGATATTGACTATTCAGTTTATTTGGTTACAGACCGTAGGGATAAAACTGATGAGGAATTCTTAAACATTATTGAAGAAGCAATTAAAGGTGGGACCACCATTGTTCAGCTTCGTGAAAAGACTGCTTCAACTAAGGAGTTCTATGATTTGGCTTTAAGGGTTAAGGAAATCACCAGCAGATATGGTGTTCCATTGTTGATTAATGATAGAATTGACATAGCTCTTGCAGTTGATAGTGAAGGTGTTCATATTGGCCAAGATGATATGCCTGCAGATATCGCTCGTGAAATAATAGGCGAAGATAAGATATTAGGTATTTCAGCTTCAACTGTTGAAGAGGCTAAAAAAGCTGAGAAGGATAGTGCAGATTATATAGGCTCTGGTGCGGTATTTCCTACAGCCACTAAAGATGATGCAGATTCAGTCTCAAAAGATGAATTAAAGGAAATAGTGGATTCTATTGACATTCCTATAGTGGCAATTGGTGGAATCACTGTAGAAAATGCGAGTACATTAAAGGACAGTGGCATTGATGGATTTTCAGTTGTAAGTGCAATAATGAGTGCGGATGATCCAAGAGATGCTTCTAGAAAATTAAAGGAAATTTATTTCTCTTAGTTTTCCTTTCTTTTTCTTTTATTTTTATTTTATTTTTCCTTTTTTCTTTTCTTTTTTAGTTATTTGTTATTTAATTTAAAGAGAATACATTCAATAGTAAACTATTTAAATGATATTTTACTAATTACTATTGTTGAATATTTTCTAATCGAAC harbors:
- a CDS encoding DUF515 domain-containing protein is translated as MKLENFGEKGEKDKSDLQTKNKREDSSHFPSFDSIIPESSPLKNNSNSPSNSGFYNDEFKSKNQSNAAGDLYGVDEKYAKYIYSNPECFNDSDEEDGGFPDGLNGLNKGKNEGPDKKTIKNELLRFKANLLNQKDSSKSSFAKITIFLIILVLLSSIFYFFVYQPFQNELNLEKNSKLNELNALYKGPLEVNDNAYTLENRINQAYDIEEIKSIDVLRYATKDWRIYHSSKIVSCKDDFGRIMMSYGENKNIIMSVKDANDFVKDNDAKVLSNVQFEKVNTVIVPISLSRLQATAGLISVGSVVDVYSLSDNDSDYSYGNEDLSEDEEISNDLSSISSNETLDGTLEETEKDPIVSGATVLAILRSKDSGLVDSTVSKSKTVIKGNETKPFENTVSYSSDVEELLKSSVLNSKSDNNILDSYLMNYGVRLSNFERMSNLGDLDSEYIILLEVPQSDVNFVINNMDNLILAIPTDFAPNWVVDELNETYYENLYQDQSLDFL
- a CDS encoding class E sortase; this encodes MDIKKYIKPTTIIVIIAFLIIGLYALTEVNYFSYKQVAESKDVNASVVVIPAIGVFEKINNVSISQGVYIDETSNIPTKGDTVLYGHRTLQGSPFLRLDTLKKGDVVTVEWPGIGEVNYTVKESEIIAPTNFLDLNESHANDVNSQDLYLVTCHPIGSSAQRLVVTAELDSISPINETVLEQNPQAHWAWLITAGFLILGLIVTYFTPAEERKIILAVVIAITIVLAYFCIFPISSQVWADQLGWLNSLIGVN
- a CDS encoding dihydroneopterin aldolase family protein, which produces MGAKEEYFSNISNRERAIFEGAISMGALFHQFVGTPFNKTNIASLEKAMEESFALQPCIEKVEVSIDLDRLDNAMTEFEYTSLSGDMLDVKIYSKVDDVLAVIRIKFIEELNYPLMYVEEIIE
- a CDS encoding 4Fe-4S dicluster domain-containing protein, whose protein sequence is MIIIDSKLCKGCDICIATCPKNVYSKSDKVNTKNVYLPFPEHEEGCTRCGLCELSCPDQAIYVGKEVE
- a CDS encoding 2-oxoacid:acceptor oxidoreductase subunit alpha, with product MAEERFVQGNEACALGAIAANCRFFAGYPITPSTEIAEQMSILLPKYGGSFVQMEDEIASAGAIIGASWSGMKAMTATSGPGISLMQENIGYGFITETPIVIINVQRGSPSTGQPTMSAQADMMQVRWGSHGDYEPIALAPSSVQEFFDFTIKAFNLAEEYRVPVTVLADEVVGHMREKLIIPDDIKIVARKRPEKVDGQYLPFDAPCDGTTLMPAFGDGFNIHVTGLTHDERGYPDTNDPDTHTKLVERLCNKVLMHRKDICSVKKENCDDADIVIVSCGSPYRSVGAAMKKAREEGIKVGSLKIDTPWPFPEEEIAEIAKTASDIIVPEMNLGQIVHEVERAAQGEANVHLIGKIGGILHKPDEIYDKIKEING
- a CDS encoding 2-oxoacid:ferredoxin oxidoreductase subunit beta, yielding MVERESPYKKYLREERLPHIFCPGCGNGTVMSTFFKGLEGTDIDFENVAMVSGIGCSSRIPGYAKCDSLHTTHGRALSFATGLKVGNPDLDVVVFTGDGDAASIGGNHLIHAARRNINLTVICINNNIYGMTGGQISPTSPKGSFGTTAPYGSRDMPFNLAELVSAAGASYVARWTTTHPLQLSKAIQKGLENEGFSFIEVVSQCPTYFGRKNKMKTPLQMFEWIKENSINKRRAEKMDEAELEGKIIVGEFANKPHAELTANIKALAEENSDKPLAIKSAFEELD
- a CDS encoding 2-oxoacid:ferredoxin oxidoreductase subunit gamma, translating into MRTEVRIAGFGGQGVIMAGVIIGKAASLFDNKNAVQTQSYGPEARGGASRTEVVIDDDEIDYPKVTSPDILVAMSHEALIKYMGDLKDEGVLIIDPDMIVEEEIVDFVKEHKIKLYRAPATKTATEDVGLRIVANIVMIGAIVKVTEVVSVDAAKQAILDSVPKGTEDKNIQAFEAGYALL
- the sucC gene encoding ADP-forming succinate--CoA ligase subunit beta, with the translated sequence MKFFEHSAKKVFESEGIKILEGHVVYSPEEAMEVATEFGRPIVLKSQVLVGGRGKAGGIKFAYNPGEAFEIANELLKLEIKGEKVKHLLIEEKANIQREFFLSVSNDRANKTPIIMASAEGGVEIEELAKTSPEKIIRYNVDPLKEFLPYEAREIARKMGVSSELMSQIGAIIWKLYNVYDKYDAEIAEINPLILTDDGLIAADAKLEIENDALFRHQDQVRQNRFKKKDFAFVKLDGDIAVIGNGAGLTLTGMDMVTLFGGKPATFLDIGGGASDESIKKALNLVLNYPPVKVVFLNVLGGITRADDVARGVIAALEDNKGDVNIVTRLTGTNEEEGQRLLEEAGIPYEISLEEAAKKAVAMCEEIKAQEAK
- the twy1 gene encoding 4-demethylwyosine synthase TYW1, which gives rise to MAFTKEEQAKLEYSGYRFVGEHGHAAAKICHWTRKSMVNEGVCYKEQFYGVQSHRCLQMSPAVPFCNQKCSFCWRDLSQTRIEWEGEYDDPKTIIEGAIKAQNNLLCGFGGNKKADKKKLEESKKPTNAAISLAGEPTLYPEIDELLAEFHRQDFTTFLVSNGMYWEKLGNLENEPTQLYVSLDAPNEKVYKELCNPQINDAWSNLNKTLELMNSFNSRTAIRITSVKGKNMINTDEYAKLINKANPKYVEVKAYMFVGSSRKRLSLDNMPSNQEVRDFAQEIADKTGRELTKESEVSRVVLLE
- the tpiA gene encoding triose-phosphate isomerase, with amino-acid sequence MSLKTPVVILNFKTYLESSGEKALDLANALESAGEESGITMVAVPQAIDIYRIKEETNIPILSQHIDAVSPGGHTGSNLFESFVASGIDGTLLNHSECRMTLADIAEVVKKTKEAELISCVCTNNIETSVAAATFSPDYVAVEPPELIGTGIPVSKADPEVVKGSVSKVKAINKGVKVLCGAGISTGDDMAAAIELGAEGVLLASGIIKAESPKDALLDLVSKI
- a CDS encoding phosphoglycerate kinase, whose translation is MMANFNTIDDFDVNGKTVLVRIDINSPVDPNSGIILDDTRMKLHAETIKELSMKGAKTVILAHQSRPGKDDFTTLEQHAVVLSRAVGLEVKYVDSIFSSKARESIIALEPGQILLLENVRFFSEEQLKRSAEEEATSVLVKTLTPLVDFFVNDAFAAAHRSQTSLVGFTRTVPSAAGRVMEKELTVIGNALENVQHPCVFALGGMKADDSITVTENVLENGTADYVLVSGLVANIFIWAAGYDIKSTNKNFIESRGYLDMVDKCRGLIERFGDKIVYPTDVAVSVQGDRADVTIENIPDASIFDIGRESLIKYSKILREAKTIFANGPAGVFEDPKFAIGTEDIINAIASSKGFSVIGGGHIAAATVNLGYGDKMDHISSGGGASIDMLAGNPLPAVVALEESKELFDGNS